The Cygnus atratus isolate AKBS03 ecotype Queensland, Australia chromosome 2, CAtr_DNAZoo_HiC_assembly, whole genome shotgun sequence genome window below encodes:
- the LOC118257950 gene encoding feather beta keratin-like, with product MYSTTFFSGCYIYKIETPQGASPVLKSSPRGHSRTSIKAGPATRTLTQSSRRLLPPGTLHTTDMSCYDICHPCGPTPLANSCNEPCVRQCEDSRVVIQPPAVLVTLPGPILSSFPQNTAVGSSASAAVGSNLSAQGVPISSGGFGGFGLGGFGFGGLGCINGGRACYPC from the exons atgtactCCACCACATTTTTCTCTGGCTGCTACATTTATAAGATAGA GACTCCACAAGGGGCCTCACCAGTCCTGAAGAGCTCGCCCCGCGGGCACTCACGAACCAGCATAAAAGCCGGCCCTGCGACTCGCACCCTCACACAATCTTCCCGACGCCTTCTCCC TCCAGGGACCCTCCACACCACAGACATGTCCTGCTACGACATCTGCCACCCCTGCGGACCCACCCCGCTGGCTAACAGCTGCAACGAGCCCTGTGTCAGGCAGTGCGAGGACTCCCGCGTCGTCATCCAGCCTCCTGCCGTGCTGGTCACCCTGCCAGgacccatcctcagctccttcccccagaacaCCGCCGTTGGATCCTCCGCATCAGCTGCCGTGGGCAGCAACCTCAGCGCCCAGGGAGTGCCCATCTCCTCCGGGGGATTCGGAGGCTTTGGCCTTGGAGGCTTTGGCTTCGGAGGTCTTGGCTGCATCAACGGCGGAAGAGCCTGCTACCCCTGCTAA
- the LOC118257929 gene encoding feather beta keratin-like, with product MSCYDICRPCGPTPLANSCNEPCVRQCEDSRVVIQPPAVLVTLPGPILSSFPQNTAVGSSASAAVGSNLSAQGVPISSGGFGGFGLGGFGFGGLGCFSGRRACYPW from the coding sequence ATGTCCTGCTACGACATCTGCCGCCCCTGCGGACCCACCCCGCTGGCTAACAGCTGCAACGAGCCCTGTGTCAGGCAGTGCGAGGACTCCCGCGTCGTCATCCAGCCTCCTGCCGTGCTGGTCACCCTGCCAGgacccatcctcagctccttcccccagaacaCCGCCGTTGGATCCTCCGCATCAGCTGCCGTGGGCAGCAACCTCAGCGCCCAGGGAGTGCCCATCTCCTCTGGTGGCTTTGGAGGCTTTGGCCTTGGAGGCTTTGGCTTCGGAGGTCTTGGCTGCTTTTCTGGCAGAAGAGCCTGCTACCCCTGGTAA
- the LOC118257951 gene encoding feather keratin 1-like translates to MSCYDICRPCGPTPLANSCNEPCVRQCEDSHVAIQPSTVVVTLPGPILSSFPQNTAVGSSASAAVGSNLSSQGVPISSGGFGGFGLGGLGCFSGRRACYPW, encoded by the coding sequence ATGTCCTGCTACGACATCTGCCGCCCCTGCGGACCCACCCCGCTGGCTAACAGCTGCAACGAGCCCTGTGTCAGGCAGTGCGAGGACTCCCACGTCGCCATCCAGCCTTCCACCGTGGTGGTCACCCTGCCAGgacccatcctcagctccttcccccagaacaCCGCCGTTGGATCCTCCGCATCAGCTGCCGTGGGCAGCAACCTCAGCTCCCAGGGAGTGCCCATCTCCTCCGGGGGATTCGGAGGCTTTGGCCTTGGAGGCCTGGGCTGCTTCTCTGGCAGAAGAGCCTGCTACCCCTGGTAA
- the LOC126913181 gene encoding uncharacterized protein LOC126913181 produces the protein MHSGIEQAVSRFVNVTKLCGVASTLGERDAIWKDLDRLDRWAQANLKEFNKAECKVLHLGRDNPQHEYSLRNKWIESSPAENDLGVLVEKHLNVSQRCTLAAQKASRLLGCIIRIAPSKWREAILPLHSWTSIKASPAPRTLKNSSRHLLPPGTLHTTDMSCYDICRPCGPTPLANSCNEPCVRQCEDSRVVIQPPAVLVTLPGPILSSFPQNTAVGSSASAAVGSNLSAQGVPISSGGFGGFGLGGFGFGGLGCINGGRACYPC, from the exons ATGCACAGTGGTATTGAGCAGGCAGTCAGCAGGTTTGTGAATGTCACCAAGCTCTGTGGGGTGGCCAGCACCTTAGGGGAAAGGGATGCCATCTGGaaggaccttgacaggcttgacAGGTGGGCCCAAGCAAACCTCAAGGAGTTCAACAAGGCCgaatgcaaagtcctgcattTGGGTCGAGACAATCCCCAACATGAATACAGCCTGAGGAACaagtggattgagagcagccccgcagagaatGACTTGGGGGTATTGGTGGAGAAACATCTCAATGTGAGCCAGCGATGTACACTCGcggcccagaaagccagccgtctcctgggctgcatcatAAGAATTGCACCTAGCAAATGGAGGGAGGCTATtctccccct GCACTCATGGACCAGCATAAAAGCCAGCCCTGCACCTCGCACCCTCAAAAACTCCTCCCGACACCTTCTCCC TCCAGGGACCCTCCACACCACAGACATGTCCTGCTACGACATCTGCCGCCCCTGCGGACCCACCCCGCTGGCTAACAGCTGCAACGAGCCCTGTGTCAGGCAGTGCGAGGACTCCCGCGTTGTCATCCAGCCTCCTGCCGTGCTGGTCACCCTGCCAGgacccatcctcagctccttcccccagaacaCCGCCGTTGGATCCTCCGCATCAGCTGCCGTGGGCAGCAACCTCAGCGCCCAGGGAGTGCCCATCTCCTCCGGGGGATTCGGAGGCTTTGGCCTTGGAGGCTTTGGCTTCGGAGGTCTTGGCTGCATCAACGGCGGAAGAGCCTGCTACCCCTGCTAA
- the LOC118257952 gene encoding feather keratin 1-like has product MSCYDICRPCGPTPLANSCNEPCVRQCEDSHVAIQPPAVVVTLPGPILSSFPQNTAVGSSASAAVGSNLSSQGVPISSGGFGGFGLGGFGLGGLGCFSGRRACYPW; this is encoded by the coding sequence ATGTCCTGCTACGACATCTGCCGCCCCTGCGGACCCACCCCGCTGGCTAACAGCTGCAACGAGCCCTGTGTCAGGCAGTGCGAGGACTCCCACGTCGCCATCCAGCCTCCTGCCGTGGTGGTCACCCTGCCAGgacccatcctcagctccttcccccagaacaCCGCCGTTGGATCCTCCGCATCAGCTGCTGTGGGCAGCAACCTCAGCTCCCAGGGAGTGCCCATCTCCTCCGGGGGATTCGGAGGCTTTGGCCTTGGAGGCTTTGGCCTTGGAGGCCTGGGCTGCTTCTCTGGCAGAAGAGCCTGCTACCCCTGGTAA